In bacterium, a single window of DNA contains:
- the truA gene encoding tRNA pseudouridine(38-40) synthase TruA yields MTRIIKLALEYDGTDYAGWQVQPDVVTVQGTLEEALAAILKEPTRVHGAGRTDAGVHAAGQVAHFETSSHMTPDEFERALNGLLPDDVRVLAAEEAPAGFHSRYSAQSRTYRYAVAYVDSVFTRRHAYYSPAPLDVAATRRAAAALEGEHDFAAFGNLSDDYDSTTRRVTEIRIEETLTGLEIYVTANAFLYKMVRNVVGTLLAVGRGELAPADVARMLAAGDRAALGPPAPPRGLTLMRVTY; encoded by the coding sequence GTGACGAGGATTATAAAACTCGCGCTGGAGTACGACGGGACCGACTACGCCGGCTGGCAGGTTCAGCCGGACGTGGTAACGGTACAGGGAACGCTGGAGGAAGCGCTCGCGGCGATACTCAAGGAGCCGACGCGGGTCCACGGCGCGGGCCGCACCGACGCCGGCGTTCACGCCGCGGGCCAGGTGGCCCACTTCGAGACCTCCTCGCACATGACTCCCGACGAGTTCGAACGCGCCCTCAACGGCCTGCTCCCGGACGACGTCCGCGTCCTGGCGGCGGAGGAGGCGCCGGCGGGCTTCCACTCCCGCTACTCGGCCCAAAGCCGCACCTACCGCTACGCCGTGGCGTACGTCGATTCCGTCTTCACGCGCCGGCACGCCTACTACTCGCCCGCGCCGCTGGACGTGGCGGCGACGCGCCGGGCCGCGGCGGCCCTCGAGGGCGAGCACGACTTCGCCGCCTTCGGTAACCTCTCCGACGACTACGACTCGACGACGCGCCGCGTCACGGAAATCAGGATCGAGGAAACGCTCACCGGCCTGGAAATATACGTCACGGCCAACGCGTTCCTCTACAAGATGGTCCGCAACGTCGTGGGGACGCTGTTGGCGGTGGGACGGGGGGAGCTCGCGCCGGCCGACGTGGCGCGTATGCTGGCGGCGGGAGACCGCGCGGCGCTGGGGCCGCCGGCGCCGCCGCGGGGCTTGACGCTGATGCGGGTTACGTATTGA
- a CDS encoding DUF4388 domain-containing protein has protein sequence MSFEGDIQDFSLAEVIQIIGQGRKTGTLSVEGERETIWVYFKDGKAVFATPSNLREQLGTILLREGTINEEQLELGLRAQKKMHAEGNRIRLGTILVAMGAVDRSTLEGKIRHQIRESIYAAIGERGGRFRFFPELDLEDEDILVSMNVEHVILEGARRIEEWSQIKDVIRSYHEVYVINPNPAAGGSIKLSPSEWRVVSLLDGKRDISSIAEEAGMSRFEVCRVVYGLINTNMIRLIALGGSEPAVPHAN, from the coding sequence ATGTCCTTTGAGGGCGACATCCAAGATTTTTCGCTCGCGGAAGTAATCCAAATTATCGGCCAGGGCCGGAAGACCGGGACCTTGTCGGTAGAGGGGGAACGCGAAACTATATGGGTTTATTTTAAAGACGGCAAGGCGGTCTTCGCGACGCCGTCGAACCTGCGCGAGCAATTGGGTACCATCCTGCTGCGGGAGGGGACGATAAACGAGGAACAGCTCGAGCTCGGCCTGCGGGCGCAGAAGAAGATGCACGCCGAGGGAAATCGCATTCGCCTGGGCACGATACTTGTGGCGATGGGGGCCGTCGACCGGTCGACGCTCGAGGGTAAAATAAGGCATCAGATCAGGGAGTCGATCTACGCCGCCATCGGCGAACGCGGCGGCCGCTTCCGCTTCTTCCCGGAGCTGGACCTGGAGGACGAGGATATATTGGTCTCGATGAACGTGGAGCATGTCATCCTGGAGGGAGCGCGTCGCATCGAGGAATGGAGCCAGATAAAGGACGTCATACGTTCGTACCACGAGGTGTACGTCATAAACCCCAACCCGGCGGCGGGCGGCTCCATCAAACTTTCGCCGTCGGAGTGGAGGGTGGTAAGCCTCCTGGACGGCAAGCGCGACATCTCGTCAATCGCCGAGGAGGCCGGCATGAGTCGGTTCGAGGTGTGCCGCGTCGTTTACGGCTTGATTAACACGAATATGATCCGGCTTATTGCCCTCGGTGGAAGCGAACCGGCGGTTCCCCATGCGAATTGA